A stretch of the Panicum virgatum strain AP13 chromosome 9N, P.virgatum_v5, whole genome shotgun sequence genome encodes the following:
- the LOC120691330 gene encoding acyl carrier protein 3, mitochondrial-like, translating to MHAARALVLQHLRLRAPLSVAARGGGPGPAAVARCWFARGMSAPADGRGDGGSGSESAVRARVVELVRKFDKIDADKVTETADFQKDLSLDSLDRVELVMAFEQEFSIEIPDDKADKLTCCADVAKYIISESQSNNKNAGSS from the exons ATGCACGCGGCGCGAGCCCTTGTGCTGCAGCACCTGCGGCTCCGCGCGCCGCTCTCCGTCGCTGCCCGTGGAGGCGgcccggggccggcggcggtggcgcggtgctGGTTCGCGCGGGGGATGAGCGCGCCGGCGGACGGCCGCGGAGACGGCGGTTCCGGCTCCGAGAGCGCCGTCAGGGCGCGCGTCGTTGAGCTGGTCAGGAAGTTCGACAAGATCGACGCCGACAAG GTGACTGAGACAGCAGATTTCCAAAAGGACCTGAGCTTGGACAGCTTAGATCGGGTGGAGCTTGTTATGGCTTTTGAGCAAGAGTTCTCCATCGAGATCCCTGATGACAAGGCTGATAAGCTTACCTGCTGTGCTGATGTTGCAAAATATATCATATCAGAATCCCAGTCCAATAATAAAAATGCTGGTAGCTCCTGA
- the LOC120691331 gene encoding uncharacterized protein LOC120691331, protein MAKVAPSLLAVGSGAAFTAQPSPRKGASLFRDRVISRRARISAKLGGDGELKPPGKKKFITRDEEPEQYWQTAGEREGENPMKTPLPYIIIFGMSTPFVILVIAFANGWIKVPVR, encoded by the exons ATGGCCAAGGtagctccctccctcctcgccgtcggcagcggcgctgccTTCACTGCCCAGCCATCGCCCAGGAAAGGTGCCAGTTTGTTCCGTGATCGCGTCATCAGCAGGCGTGCCAGGATATCAGCTAAGCTTG GTGGAGATGGGGAGCTGAAGCCTCCAGgcaagaagaagttcatcaccAGGGATGAGGAGCCCGAACA GTACTGGCAGActgcaggggagagggagggtgagAACCCCATGAAGACGCCCCTGCCCTACATCATCATCTTCGGCATGTCCACCCCCTTCGTCATCCTCGTCATCGCCTTTGCCAATGGCTGGATCAAGGTCCCTGTACGATGA